The following nucleotide sequence is from Glycine max cultivar Williams 82 chromosome 9, Glycine_max_v4.0, whole genome shotgun sequence.
ATAATGTTGCATCAGTCTCCAATTGCGATGAAAGCATAGAACTTGTGTTGTTTGTATCATCAAACCAGCCAATTTCATTCTTCAAGATAGCTGCAGCCAGATGAACAAGAGAAGTAATAATCAGTAAATTGCAAAAGCACCTTTAAAACAGAATTCATCAGAAAATTGTTTGATCATGAACATAATGAATCCATAAAATATGTAACACAGCATACACATATTGCATACATTCACATGCAGTGTAAAATTGATAGGAGTAAGAAGCTTGAAAGGAAGCATTTCATAGCAAGACAAGTGAATAAGTGATAGAGAAAGTAATAATCAGTTGATCAAAATTACCAGAAAACATCATTTCTCTCACACGAAGGGTAAGTCGCTCTCCCATGATTCCAAAAGAAAGATGTTCAATGGCATGGACAGTGACAGTAATAACTGCTGCTCCACAGAAGAggaatgcaatttttttaacttcgTGACATGTTGTCTCCCAGTCCATATAGTATGATACAAGTGCGTGAGAAATTCCAAGTGCAAAAAGTGGCATCTGTGCTCCAGCAATAAATGCACATAAGGTCCCAGCAACTCCATAAAACCAGTCAGGACCAACCATAGAGTACAGCCTTGCTGCTGAAACATGCCTTTTCTTGCCTGCATTTTCTGTTTCTTCAGCACAAACCCGGCCAATAGATTCTTTATCTGATCGAAAACTTCCACCAAGGCTTGTTGTTGTACGGGATAATTCTCTGGAGTAGGTTATGCTGCAGTCACAAGAAATATATAATCATAAGCAGTTATATCCAAGTAGCAAATGTAAAGATAATGGACAAGATAGCCTATAAAAACATTCAATTGCAGAAAAGCTTGAGGTTTCCAATATTAGATTTCTCCATTATAGTCACTTCattaaatacaaaagttagACAGATAAATATACATTTTCCAAATAATACTATTAATGGATGGATGCCAATACCTCACATGTTGACATAAGTAAGAAATTTCATTTCAAATAATTGCAATTGAGTAAATGACAATTGCACGGGTACTAAGATAGTATTTGGCAATGAGAATGAAGTACCTTGGTTGGCATCCCATGCTAGGACCAATTGATGGGAGGCGATGCAGAGAAGCAGCCTCCTGGAGTTGAACAAGAGATGCATAAACACTAGTTGGGTTGGCCATGAGCTCTTCATGGTTACCAGTTTCCACAATCTTCCCTCCCTGCACAACAGCAATCATATCTGCATTCCTAATGGTAGAGAGTCTGTGTGCCACTACAACGGTTGTTCTCCCAACCATGACACGATCAAGAGCCTCTTGTACACTCTTCTCAGACTCAGCATCCAGTGCACTCGTCGCTTCGTCCAACAAAAGGATTGATGGATTCTTCACGATTGCACGAGATATTGCAATCCTTTGCTTTTGCCCTCCTGAGAGTTGTATCCCTCTCTCACCAacctgaaaaaataaaattacttggtATCACCTcttaaggaaaataaaaagtcCACTATATTTTACTTTGTTATAGAAACCATTTTTCAGCCTTTGACACACTTATCATCTACGATATAGTATAATTCAAATGCATTTACATCCCTGCAATTTCTTTCTGAGAAGTTAAATCTTAACTACAGTTGCTACCTGTTGAATTTTCCTCAAATAGATGataacttataaaatatttatcttcaaCAGCTTGTAATTCATTGTTGCAATTACTCCAATAGGAATTtcaattatttagaaaaaaaaccaGTATGATCATCATTTCTGATTTCCCTTGAttctcttttccttccttctatGTTACATGCTCAAGGGGAAATtttggaacaaaaaaaaaaggcaactgCTGAAAATATATGTATAACCACATATTTAAGGAATGTGCATAAATCAAATATCTTACCTGAGTTTCTAATCTATCAGGAAGATTGTTAATGAAAGGCTGAGCATCTGAAAGCTTTACAGCACGTTTTAGTTCTTCAAGAGTGGCATCATCTTTTCCATAAAGTATATTCTCCTTGATGCTTGTAGCAAAAAGGGCAGGTTCTTGATTAACCAGCCCAATTTGCTGCCTAAGCCATTTGAGATCAAGTTCCCTGATATCATTCCTGTCTAGTAGTATCTGACCAGAAATTGGTTCATAAAAGCGTTCGATCAACGATATGACAGTGCTCTTTCCAGAACCACTTCCTCCCACAAGGGCTATAATTTTCCCTGAAGGAATGTCAAGACACAGGTTGTTGAATATTGCTACATCTGGACGAGATGGGTAACTGAAACAGACATTCTTAAACTGGATGTGACCCTCCAATTTGCCTAACTTGCGACCGGTTTTTGAGCTACTTTTGCTCACTGTCTCCCTCTCTATCATCTCAAAAATTGGATAAGCTGCTGCCTTTGCTCGGATGAATGCAGAGATATCTGGTGCTGCTTGCCCCAGTGACCTGAGAAACAAAACATGGTCTTTACTGTTCACATACATACCttaatttagaaagaaaaaaaaaatcttaacacAAGAAATACAGCCTTAAACCACttttacatcggttatccaataaaaaattgtagTGTACGacaagtttgttgatttttataataattaacaacatagaaattaaactcttaaagattaaaagcaaaagTTCTAATAGTAAATAATTTACTGTAGTGAAGAACAGCAAAACGTAGTATCATTGAATTTCAATGTATCTGCCTAATTAATCTACCCCTGCATTGCATGTGCCACTTTCTGCatgaaaattaaaaccaaagaaAGCACACAACTTATTCTATCATGTACAAGTGTTAATAACTCTCCGAGTATGTCTTGTATAACACTATGAATCAATTGTGAATTCTTCTCTGATGTGAACCAATCATgtgaaaaattatctaaaattaattcaggacttaaaatcatttttttaatgtgaaacCAAACACACATAAAATGGCTTGGGCCAAATATGAGAGAAAAGATAGCAAGAGCTTACAGGCCAGCAATGACAACATTGAGCATGGTTGTGAAAGACTCGCCTCCATTGGCAATATTCTTGTGAACAACAATGCTAGTGAACCAAACAAGCAAAGACCACGATAGAAAAAGGACACAGTGCATGGAGCCCAAGCCCAGGCCCTTTGCCAAACCAGCTTTTCTACCGTTTACGTAAGTTTTCATGAGTGCAGCTTTATATGATCTTACTGCCCTTTCTTCTCCCGCAAATGCTTGAACCGTTCTAACATTGCCAATCACCTGAACCCCACAGAAAGTACAACACATTCACTTAATAACATCAAGTATATATTAATGGGTCATGTAGTAGTATAAAAGAACCAGCAACACATTATTTATATTACTATTAGTTGAAATTCATGCAAACAAGAAACTCCGTAGTAAGTTTCACTCTTAATGTAGTGAAATTCAATGATCCCGAATTAATTCCAATTACTAGTAAAATAATGTATCAAATGATATACTACTATAGTATGTTGTTAGCAAGATTCAATTTGATTATGTGCAGAAAGTAGAAGACAGTTCAGCATTTAGTTAAATTTGAGTCAATTATTTACCTCTTCAGCGATTTCACCAGCCCTCACGTAGGCTTTTCGAACTTTTGCAATAAGGCCAATTGTGACGTATGCATAAagacctccagcaagggcaatCAACGGTACAATTGAAAGTGTCACTAGACTGATCTGCCACACTCGAACAAACCCAATAACAAAGCCCGCTACAAATCGGCTTATGTAGTGCATGAAGTTCCCCACCTGTAAATACCAACCTTCAACTATGATCAATCTCACAAATTAAATTACCGCCATTGCACAATTATTAATAGAATTAATAATATGGAGTATATGAACAGTACagcataaatttttatattaataagtttattaatttttgtaattatcttaaaaattatttctgataaataattaataaccaCCAAGGTCAATTTGATGgtctttaataaataaatattggatTAAAAGGGTAAAGTGAAACCATTGAGATGGCTTTGAAAATTGAAACTCAATAATGTTTTGGTTGTGGATACGTGTTTTCTGACTGGTCACACACAGCTAGCTAGTGCTGGTAGATGCTTAATCATAATTGCATGCATCCTGGAGTAAGTGTGCATTATATTCGAAGTACATGCAACTAAGCTAAAAAGCGCAAAACCTTAAAGGGAACGCAACCATATCGACCAGACGTATGAATGCTATTAAATCCACTGTGTTCGACTTTCATAAATCAACTGTGTCAGAACTCAGAAACAAAGCAAAGGCAGAAGCAGAAGAAGGGAAGAACAATGACCATAATTAAAGAACGTCAACACTCAACAGGTGTAGTAATTGTTTTACCGCTTCGAGTGAGAGTCCCGAACCAGTGCGCGTGATAGTGAAAGAAGCATTTAATACTATATCTTAATCTTAATTAGATACTCCATATTAAATGTTCTgcattactattttctttttaaatcaaCATTTCAAGGACACTTTAGTAATGTAACAGTATTAGTAATATTATAgacttataaaattataataatagagGATACcgtattattttcaaatttcggattatttcattttttaagaaaaaaattatacagtaAGAAAAAAAGTTTCACATCCACCATCATATTTATTGAAGAAGAGTTTCCTCTTTCTATTGGTTCATTAGCTGGTGATCTTACCTACCTCTATATCAATTAAAGAAAAGGTCTCTTTCATTCTCAGTCAgttgatttaatattttaccAAAAGTACATAATGCAATTATGTAAACAAAAATgatgttaacaaaatatttctctttattttcttgctTTGGAGAAGCTGAATAATAGGGGAAAGCGCCATAAATTAATACTCCAATTGACAGCGCAGAAGTGAAGgacaaataataatgaaaaccaGTTTTGGGGTCACAATAATGAAAACCATTTAATTATAGGTAGATTGAAGGAGCTAGAAAGAAAACCTAACGAGGTTAAAGTTGAAATTGACCAGGAAATAACAATATTCTTGTCTTTGCACAACATCTCAGTAATTTATAATCTAATGAtgatagaaaaaatatacatcCAGAAATGAGTGGAAAGCATGAAATAATGATGGAGTATTTGCTTAAAATGCAAATGCATACCTTCTCGGATAGTGCATCTTGAACAATGATAATGTCACTAGTAATGGCAGAAATGACCTCTCCTGTTGAAGCCTCAGTATCAAATAAGCTGATATCTTGATTCAACATTGATTTCAAATAAGCCATTCTCATCTTTGCAGCTTGACGTTCCCCAGTATGCATCCAACAAGCCACCTCTATATAATCACtccatcattaataaaattgacaaattaaattaacagagattatatatgattttttactaGGCCATTTCCATACCTGTCCATGATGAAAACAATATTGCTATACTTAGATACACAAAATCCAACGAGTACtgcaaaattgacaaaaaaattactacatTAAAACACATGCAGCTAATAAGAGAATAGCATTTCTTGAATGCAATTAAGTCCAAATTACCCTTCAATTGATAAAAAGCATCatggtagtattttttttccaactaaCCTTAGAAGTTTAATTAGGAAGTggacaagacaaaaaaaaaaggttgttaCTTGTTAGTTGTTACTACAACAACACAAACCTTGGCAACTTTGTGAGAGGCTTCCTTGGGGAAAAGATAGGCCAAGCCTATGACATTAATCAACTTTCcaaagaagataaagaaaacGGGAACAGAAGCACCATGTACAATTGCCCCAACAGAACCAACACCCATTAAGACATAGTCATAGAAGTCAGCAAAAGAGAAGAGTTTCAGCAGAGAAACTTTATGTTCCTTTTTGTTGCTCTTAGCATCATCCATGGCCGAGTCACCGGAGAGGGTACCCCGGTCTGACATTTTGGcctgaaagagagagagagagagaaaaaaaaaaaaacaaaaagctaGTGGTAGCTAACACTACAAGGTGCCCTGCAACTGCAAACTGCAATGTACGTTGCAAAAGGCAAAAAAAGTGAAGATGAGAAGGAACTAGCGTGGAGAAGGTAGGAATAATGGGGTAGGAGGTGGTGGATGTGTCATAATATACAAGGTAGAAAAGAAGATggaatatttattatcattaaggATTAGATAGAATGCAAGGTTCACATTCAAGTTACTACTAATTAAGCTAGTGATAATaaccttaatatataattataacatttattcAAGCCAGCTTAAAAGATTGTTTCTGTGTTTGATTCTTTTGTGGTTACTTAGCTCTTTCTTGGGTCATTGCGTGACTGGTTCATATACTGATGAGCTGTGACTTTTGCAGCTAAGCCATAGAAATGcactactctctctctctctctctctctctctgcattAAATTGCATTGAGAGAGTTGTTGGAgtttgctatatatatatatatatatatatatatgcatgtagGTTCCAATAAGTTGAATTGGGCTTGGGTGAGTCGGTGAGTATGACTTACTATCGCtgtacctttttctttttttggttagCACTCAACATTATCACTGTACCTACATAAGGAAAATGAAGAGAGAAACCATTCAAAAtcaatgtttttgtgttgaattttcttaatttttcgtTTTCATGTAGATTTACTAAATGTCAGATACACTATCAACTTCTTCACAACAGATTctcaataataattataataacacTTTTCCTCTAATCACAAATTGTTAGTGTTTTCGACTAAGCTTGAGGTCCAATTTGAATAATATAGGTCAACTTAACTCAGAGTACTACTGCATCAGTcttcataaaaagataaaaaaagtacTACTACATCGGCTCAAAACCAAAAGAGTTGTAAATTGATTTGGAGTAAAATTATCATGTATCTCCAACTAAATGCCTAAATAGGGTATTATAGTTCTGAAATATCCTTTAGCCTCAAGGAAAACAATCTAGTCCAACTTAGACATCTATAAATATAATCAACGCTGTTGTACAGTAGATAAGTATTTATTTCATCGGGTCCTATCATGCTAgtaaaatattaattggttTGAGTGTCGAAatgtttttttagatatttatcACTTTCTCATGTTGTCTTTATCTTGTTGAAAAATACATAATCACCAAGACCTTGATTCTTATAAAAACTTAacctaattaatatttattagaattcGCTCATAATCAATAATAATGTATTAGACTACAAATTCGTGATACATcaatctctctctcacacacatatatatggtatttttttttttagagtaacTACTTTAAAgctcatatttaaaataatattttattagttgataatataatgacaaataataatatacaatgaTTGGTAATCATgcataaaaactaaataataataatcattagtATTAAATGACGTTATTTAATCATAAGAATCTTCTAAAACAAccataacaataatttatttcgaaataatcaaacataatagttgaaaagaaagaaaaaaaaatatagtatacCCCTGATAACTGATATAATACGTTCACATATCATAGGTATACCGTCATATCCACATGGGGTTTGGGAAAaaggtatattttaaaaagaaaaatattacaacACAATAAACGTGTTTTTTCAATCATTAATGGAATTTGGAAAATATGCTAATACCAATTGGTCGAGAAATCGAAATTTTATGCAATGAGCTAAAACTAACATGTTTCCTATACCGTCGTTGTGCATCACCAAGTATGAGCATTTTTCGTACGAGATATGGATCGTATCAAATCAAAGCCCCTTCAAAATTCTCCAATATTTGAATTTCCATTGAGAAACACTAGACGTAGAAGCAATATATATCAGCTTCTGCATATTTCTCTCCTTTGTTTCATCAGGTTTGAACAAGTCAAAATTTTATGAAAGCTAAAGTATGCTTTATTATCTagataaaatttagatttttttttattcatttttcattttcatgaaattaaaatgtattatattttgttcttaCAAATAAATATGAACTTACATGTAACAATTTGTGATAGTTATAAATCTAACCCGTTAAGAATTgtcacaaattataaaaaattactacaaattgaagaaaaactattatatatagTTCTAGAAAAATCgtcacaaattatattttttcatacaaatttttattgttaagaATTTTCATGTGGGTTTGAATTTATCCAAAATTTACTCTAGACTAAaatgtcacatatatatatgaaaaatatattttaatcataaattattaagaatttgaataacttagtttaaatttttttattcatatacaATAAAATCCAGTTTTAAAAGGATTTAGTTAAATTCTATTTAACTGTGAAGTGTGCTTtgttaatcaatcaattaattaagcCCACACCCTCAAACGGAAATTAATTCCATATTAAAAAGTAATAGAAACACTGCTTTAGTTGGGGTGGGGGTGTCACGAATCAAATTTCATATACGTTGTCAAGCtaaataaatagaagaaaacgatataaacactttttaattgaGAATGTCACTTTAAGAAGAACTTTACTTAATCACAAGCCTAActcaaattaattaacatttat
It contains:
- the LOC100810688 gene encoding ABC transporter B family member 2, which translates into the protein MSDRGTLSGDSAMDDAKSNKKEHKVSLLKLFSFADFYDYVLMGVGSVGAIVHGASVPVFFIFFGKLINVIGLAYLFPKEASHKVAKYSLDFVYLSIAILFSSWTEVACWMHTGERQAAKMRMAYLKSMLNQDISLFDTEASTGEVISAITSDIIIVQDALSEKVGNFMHYISRFVAGFVIGFVRVWQISLVTLSIVPLIALAGGLYAYVTIGLIAKVRKAYVRAGEIAEEVIGNVRTVQAFAGEERAVRSYKAALMKTYVNGRKAGLAKGLGLGSMHCVLFLSWSLLVWFTSIVVHKNIANGGESFTTMLNVVIAGLSLGQAAPDISAFIRAKAAAYPIFEMIERETVSKSSSKTGRKLGKLEGHIQFKNVCFSYPSRPDVAIFNNLCLDIPSGKIIALVGGSGSGKSTVISLIERFYEPISGQILLDRNDIRELDLKWLRQQIGLVNQEPALFATSIKENILYGKDDATLEELKRAVKLSDAQPFINNLPDRLETQVGERGIQLSGGQKQRIAISRAIVKNPSILLLDEATSALDAESEKSVQEALDRVMVGRTTVVVAHRLSTIRNADMIAVVQGGKIVETGNHEELMANPTSVYASLVQLQEAASLHRLPSIGPSMGCQPSITYSRELSRTTTSLGGSFRSDKESIGRVCAEETENAGKKRHVSAARLYSMVGPDWFYGVAGTLCAFIAGAQMPLFALGISHALVSYYMDWETTCHEVKKIAFLFCGAAVITVTVHAIEHLSFGIMGERLTLRVREMMFSAILKNEIGWFDDTNNTSSMLSSQLETDATLLRTIVVDRSTILLQNIGLVIASFIIAFILNWRITLVVIATYPLVISGHISEKLFMKGYGGNLSKAYLKANMLAGEAVSNIRTVAAFCSEEKVLDLYANELVDPSKRSLQRGQIAGIFYGISQFFIFSSYGLALWYGSVLMEKELASFKSIMKAFFVLIVTALAMGETLALAPDLLKGNQMVASVFEVMDRKSGISCDVGEELKTVDGTIELKRINFSYPSRPDVIIFKDFNLRVPAGKSVALVGQSGSGKSSVISLILRFYDPTSGRVLIDGKDITRLNLKSLRRHIGLVQQEPALFATSIYENILYGKEGASDSEVIEAAKLANAHNFISGLPEGYSTKVGERGVQLSGGQRQRVAIARAVLKNPEILLLDEATSALDVESERIVQQALDRLMQNRTTIMVAHRLSTIRNADQISVLQDGKIIDQGTHSSLIENKNGAYYKLVNLQQQHQL